A part of Prolixibacteraceae bacterium genomic DNA contains:
- a CDS encoding PLP-dependent aminotransferase family protein, with product MRRLWNFDLDINFNSKKAIYIQIADAIIEAIKDERLKANDILPSTRKLAEHIGVNRNTLIKSIDILIAEGWLNSKDRVGIFVANVNIKSTKKQTIPKRSTQSTPQHHIILDDGTPNTKISPIKELASAYRRVFALKSKHNIMGYSDPLGTLELRELISQMLNHKLNIQTSVDEICITRGSQMALYLTAHVLLTAGDVVLVENPGYKPAWRAFESTQAKLIPIDVDLDGIVIEDIEKQLANHDNIKAIYLTPHHQYPTTVTLSLKRRIRLIELANQYDLTIIEDDYDHDFHFGKRPILPISSHSNLKKYVYVSSFSKIIAPALRIGYMTSSFDLIDKVSSLREIIDVQNDTIMELSLSELIKTGELKRHIKRATKYYQDKRLYLDELLQTYLKSKVKYNIPIGGMAFWIRPIKDLHMPDLIHKLRESSNYEFEKLNVGFRLGYGSIEKEDLKTTIIKLDEIL from the coding sequence ATGAGACGATTATGGAATTTTGATTTGGATATAAATTTCAACTCAAAAAAAGCAATTTACATTCAAATAGCAGATGCCATCATCGAAGCAATTAAAGACGAGCGCTTAAAGGCAAATGATATACTACCAAGCACCAGAAAATTAGCAGAGCATATTGGTGTAAATAGAAATACTTTAATTAAATCCATTGATATATTAATCGCAGAAGGATGGCTTAATTCGAAAGATAGGGTAGGTATCTTTGTTGCTAATGTTAATATCAAGAGTACTAAGAAGCAGACGATACCGAAGAGATCGACTCAATCCACACCCCAACACCATATCATACTTGATGATGGAACCCCAAACACTAAGATCTCTCCCATAAAAGAACTAGCAAGTGCCTATCGAAGAGTTTTTGCATTAAAATCAAAGCATAATATCATGGGATACAGTGATCCTTTGGGGACTTTGGAGCTTCGAGAACTCATCTCTCAAATGCTTAATCATAAACTTAATATACAAACAAGTGTCGATGAAATTTGTATCACTAGAGGAAGTCAAATGGCTTTATACTTAACGGCTCATGTATTACTTACGGCAGGTGACGTTGTGCTGGTGGAAAACCCTGGTTATAAACCTGCATGGAGAGCATTTGAAAGCACCCAAGCAAAACTCATACCTATTGATGTGGACCTAGATGGAATTGTTATCGAGGATATAGAAAAACAGTTGGCAAATCATGATAATATTAAAGCGATTTACCTTACCCCCCATCATCAATACCCCACTACAGTGACATTGAGTTTAAAGAGAAGGATTCGTTTGATAGAATTGGCGAATCAATATGATCTCACGATCATTGAAGACGATTATGATCACGACTTTCACTTTGGCAAACGCCCTATCCTGCCCATCTCTAGCCATTCCAATTTAAAGAAATATGTATATGTCAGCTCTTTTAGTAAGATTATTGCCCCTGCATTAAGAATAGGATATATGACATCCTCATTTGATCTTATCGATAAAGTTTCATCGTTACGAGAAATTATCGATGTTCAAAATGATACAATTATGGAACTTTCTTTGTCCGAACTAATTAAAACGGGAGAACTTAAACGTCATATTAAACGAGCAACCAAATACTATCAAGATAAAAGACTCTATCTGGATGAACTTCTGCAAACCTATTTAAAAAGTAAGGTCAAGTACAATATTCCTATTGGAGGCATGGCATTTTGGATACGTCCTATCAAAGATCTTCACATGCCAGATCTAATTCACAAACTCCGAGAATCATCAAATTACGAATTCGAGAAATTGAATGTTGGTTTTCGATTAGGATATGGAAGTATTGAGAAAGAAGATTTAAAGACTACAATAATTAAATTGGATGAAATACTGTAG
- a CDS encoding type 1 glutamine amidotransferase produces MNSLKIHYLQHVPFEGIGYIEDWANKNRHQLKGTKLFNEETLPEQSEFDVLIVMGGPMGVSQEKDYPWLKEEKRFIQSSISANKKVIGICLGAQLIAEVLGAKVYSNHSKEIGWFPIQLVKGVLKCDKDKDLFENCAVLHWHGDTFDLPQEAIHLFESEVCKNQAFLYKTNVLGLQFHLESTPETLKEMIYNCKDELVSERNIQRERELRSNSHLSIETNILLDKIFDRFLSSNINCDGL; encoded by the coding sequence ATGAATAGCTTGAAAATCCATTATTTACAACATGTACCTTTTGAGGGGATCGGGTATATAGAAGATTGGGCCAATAAAAATCGTCATCAACTTAAGGGGACCAAACTATTTAATGAAGAGACATTACCTGAACAGAGTGAGTTCGATGTTTTGATCGTTATGGGTGGGCCAATGGGAGTGTCCCAAGAGAAGGACTATCCTTGGTTGAAAGAAGAAAAAAGGTTTATACAATCAAGTATTAGTGCCAATAAAAAAGTGATTGGTATCTGTTTGGGTGCGCAATTAATTGCGGAAGTTTTAGGTGCAAAAGTATATTCAAACCATTCAAAAGAGATCGGCTGGTTTCCAATTCAATTGGTGAAAGGGGTGCTAAAGTGTGATAAGGACAAAGATCTTTTTGAAAACTGCGCTGTACTACATTGGCATGGTGATACTTTTGATTTACCACAAGAAGCCATTCATCTTTTTGAGTCTGAGGTATGTAAGAATCAAGCATTTCTTTATAAAACGAATGTTTTGGGGTTGCAGTTCCATTTAGAAAGCACACCAGAGACCTTAAAAGAGATGATATACAACTGTAAAGATGAGCTTGTTTCGGAGAGAAATATACAGCGTGAGAGAGAGCTTCGTAGTAATTCTCATTTGAGTATTGAGACCAATATCCTTCTTGATAAGATATTTGATCGTTTTTTATCTTCTAATATCAATTGTGACGGTCTGTGA